One Phaseolus vulgaris cultivar G19833 chromosome 2, P. vulgaris v2.0, whole genome shotgun sequence DNA window includes the following coding sequences:
- the LOC137812973 gene encoding disease resistance protein RPV1-like isoform X2: protein MSGSSSSFPVSTSLTKHDVFLSFRGEDTRDNFISHLYAALQRKNIEAYIDYRLNRGEEISPALLSAIEESKIYVIVFSQDYASSTWCLNELTKILECKKRFGRDVIPVFYKVDPSTIRKQEQRYNEAFEKHEQHLKHDKVQGWKDALTEAAKLAGWDSKVTRPEHALVEEIVEDILRKLNRYSTSYDQGIIGIEKNIEGIQSLLHLESTDVRIIGICGMGGIGKTTICNQIYQKLAVQFDSSSLVLDVQEKIQRDGIDSIRRKYLSVLLKEEIKKSPDLSYYNERLKRTKAILILDDVTDSAILKKLIGGSGSFGQGSRIIMTSRDRQVLRNAGADDIYEVKELNFDDSHKLFSLHAFKQKSSAEKSYMDLSEKVLRYAKGIPLALQILGSLLYGRTREAWESELQKLKKGQHLGIFNVLKLSYDGLEEEEKNIFLDIACFYRGHEEIEVAERLDDFGFSSKIGMDILKDRGLISVIDGRIVMHDLIEEMGKEIVRKECPQHPGKRSRLFNAEEICEVLRKNKGSDAIECILLDTSKVKEVVVHAQSFEKMENLRMLVLHTPKYISDVSRKELDDLWTFLLYSTEYISNVSLESSLVGLPDTLKFLYWRDFPQRFWPPNFCPQNLVILEMPGCRLEQLWEGDQNLPNLKRLNLSHSLKLTRIPDLSLSPNIEELILSYCQKLIKVHSSIFLSKLSCLCLDHCYHLKSVNIPNKILSTSPGLIILSHCEELEMFSTSQPRYLHVKLEGQRPTFSSLLLGGTVKFHNAKGIFPTSSEISSISFDRYNEEEVGNNTIYSQCEVSTILEGVPSNFQNLKRLCHLDLSHCSSLTIFPFDLSDMKFLKQLSLRGCSKLENLPQIQDTLEDLVVLILDDTAIQALPSSLCRLVGLQQLSLCSCFNLEIIPSSIGSLTRLCKLDLTHCSSLQTFPSTIFNLKLRNLDLCGCSSLRTFPEITEPAPTFDHINLICTAVKELPSSFANLVNLRSLELRKCTDLESLPNSIVNLKLLSKLDCSGCARLTEIPRDIGRLTSLMELSLCDSGIVNLPESVAHLSSLKSLDLSDCKKLECIPEIPPFLKKLVALDCPSIRRVMSNSLVPNLSNSKEGFFKFLLTNAQQLDSGGRANIEEDARLRMTDDRYRCVFFCFPGSAVPGWFHFRGKGHSVTINEDLSFLSDDRLSGFALCVVFEVLDTKVVKDGMMKREVLIKITHWCGNLTWSP from the exons ATGTCAGGAAGTTCTTCATCATTCCCCGTGTCTACTTCTCTAACAAAGCATGATGTGTTTCTCAGCTTCAGAGGGGAAGACACACGTGACAACTTCATTAGTCACCTTTATGCAGCGCTGCAGAGGAAGAACATTGAAGCGTATATTGATTACAGATTAAACAGGGGCGAAGAAATTTCACCTGCTCTCCTCTCTGCAATAGAAGAATCAAAGATTTATGTCATCGTTTTCTCCCAAGACTATGCATCTTCCACTTGGTGCTTGAATGAACTCACTAAGATACTTGAATGCAAGAAGAGATTTGGAAGGGATGTCATACCTGTTTTCTACAAGGTGGATCCATCAACTATTAGGAAGCAGGAACAAAGATACAATGAAGCATTCGAAAAGCATGAGCAGCACCTTAAGCACGATAAAGTGCAAGGATGGAAGGATGCTCTAACTGAAGCTGCTAAACTTGCAGGCTGGGATTCAAAAGTCACCAG GCCAGAACACGCACTTGTTGAAGAAATTGTGGAAGATATTTTGAGAAAATTGAATCGTTATTCCACCAGTTATGATCAAGGAATCATCggcattgaaaaaaatattgaaggaATTCAGTCCTTGTTGCATCTTGAGTCAACGGATGTTCGGATCATAGGAATTTGTGGCATGGGAGGAATAGGAAAAACTACAATTTGTAATCAAATATATCAGAAATTGGCAGTGCAGTTTGATTCCAGCAGCCTTGTTTTAGACGTTcaagaaaaaatacaaagagatggAATAGACAGTATCAGAAGAAAATATCTGTCTGTGCTTCTAAAGGAAGAGATAAAGAAATCCCCTGATTTATCATATTACAATGAAAGGCTCAAACGGACAAAGGCTATCCTCATTCTTGATGATGTTACCGATTCAGCtatacttaaaaaattaataggaGGGAGTGGTAGTTTTGGGCAGGGCAGTAGAATCATTATGACCAGTAGAGACAGACAAGTGCTTAGAAATGCTGGAGCTGATGATATCTACGAGGTTAAGGAGTTGAATTTTGATGATTCTCATAAACTTTTTAGTTTACATGcttttaaacaaaaatcttCAGCAGAAAAATCTTACATGGACCTGTCAGAAAAGGTGTTGAGATATGCAAAAGGGATTCCGTTAGCTCTCCAGATTTTGGGGTCATTGCTTTATGGCAGAACAAGAGAAGCATGGGAGAGTGAGTTGCAAAAGTTGAAAAAGGGCCAACATCTTGGTATTTTCAATGTATTAAAATTAAGTTATGATGGGCtggaggaggaggagaagaatATATTTCTTGACATAGCTTGCTTTTATAGAGGTCACGAGGAGATTGAGGTAGCAGAAAGACTTGATGACTTTGGTTTCTCTTCTAAGATTGGAATGGATATTCTGAAAGATAGGGGCCTAATATCTGTCATTGATGGTAGAATTGTGATGCACGATCTAATAGAAGAAATGGGTAAAGAAATTGTTCGTAAAGAGTGTCCTCAGCATCCTGGAAAACGCAGCCGATTGTTTAATGCTGAGGAAATTTGTGAGGTTTTAAGAAAGAATAAG GGGTCAGATGCAATAGAGTGTATATTACTAGATACGAGCAAAGTAAAAGAAGTTGTAGTACATGCACAAAGTTTCGAAAAGATGGAGAATCTTAGGATGCTTGTGCTCCACACGCCTAAATACATATCAGATGTGTCTCGTAAAGAGTTGGATGATCTTTGGACGTTTTTACTCTACTCAACTGAATACATATCAAATGTGTCTCTTGAATCATCTCTCGTAGGTCTGCCAGACACTCTAAAGTTTCTTTATTGGAGAGATTTCCCGCAAAGATTTTGGCCTCCAAACTTTTGCCCACAAAATCTAGTGATCCTCGAAATGCCAGGCTGCCGTCTTGAACAACTCTGGGAAGGAGATCAG AATTTACCCAACTTGAAAAGGCTCAACCTGAGTCATTCTCTGAAACTTACTAGAATACCAGACCTTTCTCTGTCACCGAATATTGAAGAACTAATTCTGAGTTATTGTCAAAAGTTGATTAAAGTTCACTCTTCGATATTCCTCAGCAAGCTCAGTTGTTTATGTTTAGATCATTGTTATCATCTCAAAAGTGTAAATATTCCCAACAAGATTTTATCCACATCTCCAGGATTGATCATTCTTTCTCACTGTGAGGAGCTTGAAATGTTTTCAACCAGTCAACCCAGATACCTTCATGTGAAACTGGAGGGTCAACGTCCAACTTTCTCAAGTTTACTTTTGGGAGGGACTGTTAAATTCCATAATGCTAAAGGTATTTTCCCAACTTCCAGTGAAATTTCCTCAATTAGTTTTGACAGATATAACGAAGAAGAAGTGGGTAATAATACTATATACTCACAATGTGAAGTGTCGACAATACTCGAAGGTGTACCCTCAAACTTTCAAAATCTCAAGAGGCTCTGTCACTTAGATCTCTCTCACTGTTCTTCCCTTACAATCTTTCCATTTGACCTTTCTGATATGAAGTTCCTAAAGCAACTTTCACTCCGTGGTTGCTCAAAATTGGAAAATTTACCCCAGATTCAGGACACGTTGGAAGATCTAGTGGTGCTCATCTTAGACGACACAGCCATACAGGCACTACCTTCATCCTTGTGCCGTTTGGTAGGGCTTCAACAACTGAGTTTGTGCAGTTGCTTCAATCTTGAGATTATTCCATCTTCCATTGGAAGCCTCACCAGACTATGCAAGTTAGACCTTACCCACTGTAGTTCACTACAAACTTTTCCAAGCACCATTTTCAATTTGAAGTTGAGGAACCTTGATTTGTGTGGTTGCTCAAGTCTGAGGACCTTCCCAGAGATCACAGAGCCGGCTCCTACTTTTGATCACATTAACTTGATATGTACGGCTGTTAAAGAACTGCCTTCCTCATTTGCCAATTTGGTTAATCTTCGATCCCTGGAGCTCCGCAAATGCACTGATCTGGAGTCACTTCCAAACTCCATTGTTAATCTCAAGCTTCTCTCTAAACTTGATTGTTCGGGGTGTGCCAGATTAACAGAAATCCCTAGAGATATCGGTCGCTTGACGTCATTAATGGAACTGTCACTGTGTGATAGCGGAATTGTGAACCTTCCTGAGAGCGTTGCTCATCTTTCAAGCTTGAAATCGCTTGATTTAAGCGACTGCAAAAAGCTTGAATGCATCCCAGAGATTCCACCATTTCTAAAAAAACTAGTGGCATTGGATTGCCCATCCATTAGAAGAGTGATGTCCAATTCTCTTGTTCCAAACTTGTCAAATTCCAAAGAGGGTTTCTTCAAATTTCTTTTGACCAATGCTCAACAACTGGATTCAGGTGGTCGTGCTAACATTGAGGAGGATGCAAGGCTTAGGATGACCGACGATAGATATAGGTGTGTGTTCTTCTGTTTTCCAGGGAGTGCAGTTCCTGGTTGGTTCCATTTTCGTGGGAAGGGACATTCAGTGACTATAAATGAAGATTTAAGTTTTTTAAGCGATGATAGGCTCAGTGGTTTCGCTTTGTGTGTGGTTTTTGAAGTGTTAGATACGAAAGTTGTTAAAG ATGGGATGATGAAGAGAGAGGTGTTGATAAAGATCACACATTGGTGTGGAAATTTAACTTGGAGTCCCTAA
- the LOC137812973 gene encoding disease resistance protein RPV1-like isoform X1, which translates to MSGSSSSFPVSTSLTKHDVFLSFRGEDTRDNFISHLYAALQRKNIEAYIDYRLNRGEEISPALLSAIEESKIYVIVFSQDYASSTWCLNELTKILECKKRFGRDVIPVFYKVDPSTIRKQEQRYNEAFEKHEQHLKHDKVQGWKDALTEAAKLAGWDSKVTRPEHALVEEIVEDILRKLNRYSTSYDQGIIGIEKNIEGIQSLLHLESTDVRIIGICGMGGIGKTTICNQIYQKLAVQFDSSSLVLDVQEKIQRDGIDSIRRKYLSVLLKEEIKKSPDLSYYNERLKRTKAILILDDVTDSAILKKLIGGSGSFGQGSRIIMTSRDRQVLRNAGADDIYEVKELNFDDSHKLFSLHAFKQKSSAEKSYMDLSEKVLRYAKGIPLALQILGSLLYGRTREAWESELQKLKKGQHLGIFNVLKLSYDGLEEEEKNIFLDIACFYRGHEEIEVAERLDDFGFSSKIGMDILKDRGLISVIDGRIVMHDLIEEMGKEIVRKECPQHPGKRSRLFNAEEICEVLRKNKGSDAIECILLDTSKVKEVVVHAQSFEKMENLRMLVLHTPKYISDVSRKELDDLWTFLLYSTEYISNVSLESSLVGLPDTLKFLYWRDFPQRFWPPNFCPQNLVILEMPGCRLEQLWEGDQNLPNLKRLNLSHSLKLTRIPDLSLSPNIEELILSYCQKLIKVHSSIFLSKLSCLCLDHCYHLKSVNIPNKILSTSPGLIILSHCEELEMFSTSQPRYLHVKLEGQRPTFSSLLLGGTVKFHNAKGIFPTSSEISSISFDRYNEEEVGNNTIYSQCEVSTILEGVPSNFQNLKRLCHLDLSHCSSLTIFPFDLSDMKFLKQLSLRGCSKLENLPQIQDTLEDLVVLILDDTAIQALPSSLCRLVGLQQLSLCSCFNLEIIPSSIGSLTRLCKLDLTHCSSLQTFPSTIFNLKLRNLDLCGCSSLRTFPEITEPAPTFDHINLICTAVKELPSSFANLVNLRSLELRKCTDLESLPNSIVNLKLLSKLDCSGCARLTEIPRDIGRLTSLMELSLCDSGIVNLPESVAHLSSLKSLDLSDCKKLECIPEIPPFLKKLVALDCPSIRRVMSNSLVPNLSNSKEGFFKFLLTNAQQLDSGGRANIEEDARLRMTDDRYRCVFFCFPGSAVPGWFHFRGKGHSVTINEDLSFLSDDRLSGFALCVVFEVLDTKVVKGRYGSFGYSLKFESDDHGTRIIPNNDVLNNYFRWDDEERGVDKDHTLVWKFNLESLRASGMSLRLCDARSFTFEISSHDYDDPFLRPNRSNRKLLVRELKSVITIKECGICPLYTKSVDIEESSGRNFAQSFC; encoded by the exons ATGTCAGGAAGTTCTTCATCATTCCCCGTGTCTACTTCTCTAACAAAGCATGATGTGTTTCTCAGCTTCAGAGGGGAAGACACACGTGACAACTTCATTAGTCACCTTTATGCAGCGCTGCAGAGGAAGAACATTGAAGCGTATATTGATTACAGATTAAACAGGGGCGAAGAAATTTCACCTGCTCTCCTCTCTGCAATAGAAGAATCAAAGATTTATGTCATCGTTTTCTCCCAAGACTATGCATCTTCCACTTGGTGCTTGAATGAACTCACTAAGATACTTGAATGCAAGAAGAGATTTGGAAGGGATGTCATACCTGTTTTCTACAAGGTGGATCCATCAACTATTAGGAAGCAGGAACAAAGATACAATGAAGCATTCGAAAAGCATGAGCAGCACCTTAAGCACGATAAAGTGCAAGGATGGAAGGATGCTCTAACTGAAGCTGCTAAACTTGCAGGCTGGGATTCAAAAGTCACCAG GCCAGAACACGCACTTGTTGAAGAAATTGTGGAAGATATTTTGAGAAAATTGAATCGTTATTCCACCAGTTATGATCAAGGAATCATCggcattgaaaaaaatattgaaggaATTCAGTCCTTGTTGCATCTTGAGTCAACGGATGTTCGGATCATAGGAATTTGTGGCATGGGAGGAATAGGAAAAACTACAATTTGTAATCAAATATATCAGAAATTGGCAGTGCAGTTTGATTCCAGCAGCCTTGTTTTAGACGTTcaagaaaaaatacaaagagatggAATAGACAGTATCAGAAGAAAATATCTGTCTGTGCTTCTAAAGGAAGAGATAAAGAAATCCCCTGATTTATCATATTACAATGAAAGGCTCAAACGGACAAAGGCTATCCTCATTCTTGATGATGTTACCGATTCAGCtatacttaaaaaattaataggaGGGAGTGGTAGTTTTGGGCAGGGCAGTAGAATCATTATGACCAGTAGAGACAGACAAGTGCTTAGAAATGCTGGAGCTGATGATATCTACGAGGTTAAGGAGTTGAATTTTGATGATTCTCATAAACTTTTTAGTTTACATGcttttaaacaaaaatcttCAGCAGAAAAATCTTACATGGACCTGTCAGAAAAGGTGTTGAGATATGCAAAAGGGATTCCGTTAGCTCTCCAGATTTTGGGGTCATTGCTTTATGGCAGAACAAGAGAAGCATGGGAGAGTGAGTTGCAAAAGTTGAAAAAGGGCCAACATCTTGGTATTTTCAATGTATTAAAATTAAGTTATGATGGGCtggaggaggaggagaagaatATATTTCTTGACATAGCTTGCTTTTATAGAGGTCACGAGGAGATTGAGGTAGCAGAAAGACTTGATGACTTTGGTTTCTCTTCTAAGATTGGAATGGATATTCTGAAAGATAGGGGCCTAATATCTGTCATTGATGGTAGAATTGTGATGCACGATCTAATAGAAGAAATGGGTAAAGAAATTGTTCGTAAAGAGTGTCCTCAGCATCCTGGAAAACGCAGCCGATTGTTTAATGCTGAGGAAATTTGTGAGGTTTTAAGAAAGAATAAG GGGTCAGATGCAATAGAGTGTATATTACTAGATACGAGCAAAGTAAAAGAAGTTGTAGTACATGCACAAAGTTTCGAAAAGATGGAGAATCTTAGGATGCTTGTGCTCCACACGCCTAAATACATATCAGATGTGTCTCGTAAAGAGTTGGATGATCTTTGGACGTTTTTACTCTACTCAACTGAATACATATCAAATGTGTCTCTTGAATCATCTCTCGTAGGTCTGCCAGACACTCTAAAGTTTCTTTATTGGAGAGATTTCCCGCAAAGATTTTGGCCTCCAAACTTTTGCCCACAAAATCTAGTGATCCTCGAAATGCCAGGCTGCCGTCTTGAACAACTCTGGGAAGGAGATCAG AATTTACCCAACTTGAAAAGGCTCAACCTGAGTCATTCTCTGAAACTTACTAGAATACCAGACCTTTCTCTGTCACCGAATATTGAAGAACTAATTCTGAGTTATTGTCAAAAGTTGATTAAAGTTCACTCTTCGATATTCCTCAGCAAGCTCAGTTGTTTATGTTTAGATCATTGTTATCATCTCAAAAGTGTAAATATTCCCAACAAGATTTTATCCACATCTCCAGGATTGATCATTCTTTCTCACTGTGAGGAGCTTGAAATGTTTTCAACCAGTCAACCCAGATACCTTCATGTGAAACTGGAGGGTCAACGTCCAACTTTCTCAAGTTTACTTTTGGGAGGGACTGTTAAATTCCATAATGCTAAAGGTATTTTCCCAACTTCCAGTGAAATTTCCTCAATTAGTTTTGACAGATATAACGAAGAAGAAGTGGGTAATAATACTATATACTCACAATGTGAAGTGTCGACAATACTCGAAGGTGTACCCTCAAACTTTCAAAATCTCAAGAGGCTCTGTCACTTAGATCTCTCTCACTGTTCTTCCCTTACAATCTTTCCATTTGACCTTTCTGATATGAAGTTCCTAAAGCAACTTTCACTCCGTGGTTGCTCAAAATTGGAAAATTTACCCCAGATTCAGGACACGTTGGAAGATCTAGTGGTGCTCATCTTAGACGACACAGCCATACAGGCACTACCTTCATCCTTGTGCCGTTTGGTAGGGCTTCAACAACTGAGTTTGTGCAGTTGCTTCAATCTTGAGATTATTCCATCTTCCATTGGAAGCCTCACCAGACTATGCAAGTTAGACCTTACCCACTGTAGTTCACTACAAACTTTTCCAAGCACCATTTTCAATTTGAAGTTGAGGAACCTTGATTTGTGTGGTTGCTCAAGTCTGAGGACCTTCCCAGAGATCACAGAGCCGGCTCCTACTTTTGATCACATTAACTTGATATGTACGGCTGTTAAAGAACTGCCTTCCTCATTTGCCAATTTGGTTAATCTTCGATCCCTGGAGCTCCGCAAATGCACTGATCTGGAGTCACTTCCAAACTCCATTGTTAATCTCAAGCTTCTCTCTAAACTTGATTGTTCGGGGTGTGCCAGATTAACAGAAATCCCTAGAGATATCGGTCGCTTGACGTCATTAATGGAACTGTCACTGTGTGATAGCGGAATTGTGAACCTTCCTGAGAGCGTTGCTCATCTTTCAAGCTTGAAATCGCTTGATTTAAGCGACTGCAAAAAGCTTGAATGCATCCCAGAGATTCCACCATTTCTAAAAAAACTAGTGGCATTGGATTGCCCATCCATTAGAAGAGTGATGTCCAATTCTCTTGTTCCAAACTTGTCAAATTCCAAAGAGGGTTTCTTCAAATTTCTTTTGACCAATGCTCAACAACTGGATTCAGGTGGTCGTGCTAACATTGAGGAGGATGCAAGGCTTAGGATGACCGACGATAGATATAGGTGTGTGTTCTTCTGTTTTCCAGGGAGTGCAGTTCCTGGTTGGTTCCATTTTCGTGGGAAGGGACATTCAGTGACTATAAATGAAGATTTAAGTTTTTTAAGCGATGATAGGCTCAGTGGTTTCGCTTTGTGTGTGGTTTTTGAAGTGTTAGATACGAAAGTTGTTAAAGGTAGATATGGTTCCTTTGGTTACAGCCTAAAATTTGAATCTGATGATCATGGCACACGGATAATTCCAAATAATGATGTGTTAAACAACTATTTCAGATGGGATGATGAAGAGAGAGGTGTTGATAAAGATCACACATTGGTGTGGAAATTTAACTTGGAGTCCCTAAGGGCAAGCGGCATGAGCCTTAGGCTGTGTGATGCTCGCAGCTTCACTTTTGAGATCAGTTCGCATGATTATGATGATCCCTTTCTGCGGCCAAATCGGTCAAATCGCAAATTACTTGTGAGAGAGTTGAAATCAGTTATCACAATAAAAGAATGCGGCATATGTCCTCTTTATACCAAATCAGTTGACATCGAAGAATCCAGTGGAAGGAATTTTGCACAGTCTTTCTGCTAA